A section of the Oreochromis aureus strain Israel breed Guangdong linkage group 22, ZZ_aureus, whole genome shotgun sequence genome encodes:
- the oprd1a gene encoding opioid receptor, delta 1a isoform X2: MEGRYTKMNTATNIYIFNLALADALATSTLPFQSAKYLMNTWPFGDVLCKLIIAIDYYNMFTSIFTLTMMSVDRYIAVCHPVRALEFRTPVKAKLINILIWVLSSAIGVPVMIMAVTKVADNGKTTCMLKFPEPDWYWDTVTKICVFIFAFVVPVMVITICYGLMILRLRSVRLLSGSKEKDRNMRRITRMVLVVVAAFIICWTPIHIFIIVKTMIEIDSRNPFVIASWHLCIALGYTNSSLNPVLYAFLDENFKRCFRDFCLPCRTRVEQNSLTRGHNTTREPVSICAPTEAGKKPA; this comes from the exons ATACACCAAGATGAACACTGCTACAAATATCTACATCTTCAATCTTGCTCTTGCCGATGCCTTGGCCACCAGCACGCTGCCCTTCCAGAGTGCCAAATACCTCATGAACACCTGGCCCTTTGGGGATGTCCTCTGCAAGCTCATTATTGCCATCGACTACTACAACATGTTCACAAGTATCTTCACCCTCACAATGATGAGTGTAGATCGCTACATCGCCGTGTGCCACCCAGTCAGGGCGCTGGAGTTTCGGACGCCTGTCAAGGCCAAGTTGATCAACATACTCATCTGGGTCCTGTCCTCGGCAATTGGTGTGCCTGTCATGATCATGGCTGTGACCAAAGTGGCAGACAATG gtaAAACCACTTGCATGTTAAAGTTTCCTGAGCCTGACTGGTATTGGGACACTGTGACAAAGATCTGCGTCTTTATCTTTGCTTTTGTGGTCCCTGTGATGGTCATCACCATATGCTATGGTCTGATGATCCTGCGTCTGAGGAGTGTTCGTCTGCTCTCAGGCTCCAAGGAGAAAGACCGCAACATGCGCCGCATTACCCGCATGGTCCTGGTGGTGGTGGCGGCCTTTATCATCTGCTGGACCCCCATTCACATATTCATCATTGTGAAGACCATGATAGAAATTGACAGCAGGAATCCCTTTGTGATAGCTAGCTGGCATCTGTGCATTGCTTTGGGGTATACCAACAGCAGCCTCAACCCTGTCCTCTATGCATTTTTGGATGAAAATTTCAAGCGATGCTTCAGGGATTTCTGCCTCCCCTGTCGGACCCGTGTGGAGCAAAACAGTCTGACCAGAGGCCACAACACCACCAGGGAGCCAGTGTCCATCTGTGCTCCAACAGAAGCAGGAAAGAAGCCGGCGTGA